A region of the Thiomicrorhabdus sp. genome:
CAGCTTAGAGATGCCGATATGGTATTTATTACAGCTGGTATGGGTGGTGGAACAGGAACAGGTTCTGCCCCAGTAGTAGCACAAGCTGCACGTGAGATGGGTATTCTTACTGTAGGTGTTGTGAGTAAGCCTTTTGGTTTTGAACGTCGCAACCACATTGCAGAAGCCGGTATTGCTGAGCTTCAAGAACACGTTGATTCATTAATCACGGTTCCAAATGATAAATTATTAAAAGTACTAGGTCGTGACTTTGTATTAGCTAAGGCATTTGATTACGCTAACGAAGTACTATTTGGTGCTGTTCAAGGGATTTCTGAGCTTGTAACTCGCCCAGGTATGATTAACGTGGATTTTGAAGATTTACGTACTGTTATGGGTGAACGTGGCATGGCAATGATGGGTGTGGGTCACGCTACTGGTGAAGACCGAGCCATCAAAGCGGCCGAAAAAGCCATTGCTAACCCTCTGTTAGAAGATATCTCAGTTTCTGGTGCTCGTGGTCTTTTAGTTAACATTACAAGTGGTCTTGACTTCACTTTAGGTGAGTTTAATGAAGTAGGTGATGTTATTGATCAGGTTGCAGCGGCTGATGCTCGTGTAATTATTGGTACATCGGTTGATGAATCTATGACAGATGAAATTCGTGTTACTGTTGTAGCAACGGGGCTTTCTTCTGCACTAGATGCAAATGGTAAGCCAGAAACGGTTAAGCCAAACTTACAAGCGGTTAAAGCAAACCAAGAAGCTAAACAAGCGGCAGCAGCAGTTGTTGAAGAAGCTCCTAAAGCGGTAAATGAAAATTCTATGCCTGCGGCAGCAGCAATGACTCAACCTGATTTATTGTCGACTGAGCCAGAAGTTGTACGTCCTAAAATGGCCGTAAATGGTAGTATGGCTGGAAGTATGGAAAGCTCTA
Encoded here:
- the ftsZ gene encoding cell division protein FtsZ, producing the protein MNFVGKEVTPVRTPGMPVIKVIGLGGGGGNAVDYMVRSNVKGVEFMCANTDAQALESASVDTCIQLGAGGLGAGADPERGRQAAKDDIDAVKEQLRDADMVFITAGMGGGTGTGSAPVVAQAAREMGILTVGVVSKPFGFERRNHIAEAGIAELQEHVDSLITVPNDKLLKVLGRDFVLAKAFDYANEVLFGAVQGISELVTRPGMINVDFEDLRTVMGERGMAMMGVGHATGEDRAIKAAEKAIANPLLEDISVSGARGLLVNITSGLDFTLGEFNEVGDVIDQVAAADARVIIGTSVDESMTDEIRVTVVATGLSSALDANGKPETVKPNLQAVKANQEAKQAAAAVVEEAPKAVNENSMPAAAAMTQPDLLSTEPEVVRPKMAVNGSMAGSMESSNYLDIPAFLRRQAD